In a genomic window of Lates calcarifer isolate ASB-BC8 unplaced genomic scaffold, TLL_Latcal_v3 _unitig_54_quiver_1573, whole genome shotgun sequence:
- the LOC127140946 gene encoding CXADR-like membrane protein — protein MRHFGRLIWIVIYGISTVSCQVKVEGFISDSVLLPCIYREGPLPDQFNVHWRDKDDKIVLDINNRVQDLTTQDQVFKGRVRSFPDEYKAGNFTVVLEQARQSDSGTYECHVPKVDFQRRVQLTVAGVKPTPSPGPRVGDGAVTLSSSVLPLLSAPVFLFWL, from the exons ATGAGACACTTCGGGAG atTGATCTGGATCGTCATTTATGGCATCAGTACAG tGAGCTGCCAGGTGAAAGTCGAGGGTTTTATCAGTGACAGCGTCCTGCTGCCCTGCATCTACAGAGAAGGCCCTCTACCTGACCAATTCAACGTCCACTGGAGAGACAAAGACGACAAGATCGTGCTGGACATCAACAACAGAGTCCAGGACTTGACAACACAGGACCAGGTGTTCAAAGGTCGAGTGAGGAGTTTCCCTGATGAGTACAAGGCGGGAAACTTCACTGTCGTCCTGGAGCAGGCCCGACAGTCAGACAGCGGCACCTACGAGTGCCATGTCCCTAAGGTGGACTTCCAGCGGAGAGTCCAACTGACCGTCGCAG gtgtTAAACCGACGCCTTCTCCAGGACCGAGAGTTGGTGACGGTGCAGTGACACTGAGCTCCTCCGTCctgcctctgctctctgctcctgtCTTTTTGTTCTGGCTTTAA